The Bacteroidota bacterium genome contains a region encoding:
- a CDS encoding NAD(P)H-dependent oxidoreductase — MPHIIIISSSVRTGRNSHRIALYFKNYLEANKLATAEILDLNEYNFPLFDERLRFQKSPSAKMLDFAGKIKTADGVLIVTPEYNGGYPASLKNVIDLLYDEWHRKPVAISTVSDGSFGGSQVITSLQFLFWKMHAWTVPAMFPVPKVRDSFDKHGNPTDKTATDKRATNFINELLWCIEAKNKMTN; from the coding sequence ATGCCACACATTATAATTATATCATCAAGTGTAAGAACAGGAAGGAATAGCCACAGGATTGCTTTGTATTTCAAAAACTATTTGGAAGCAAACAAGCTTGCAACTGCTGAAATTCTTGATTTGAATGAATACAATTTTCCATTGTTTGATGAACGGTTACGCTTTCAAAAATCTCCTTCGGCTAAAATGCTTGATTTTGCAGGAAAGATAAAAACTGCTGATGGTGTTTTGATTGTTACACCTGAATACAACGGAGGTTACCCGGCAAGTTTGAAAAATGTAATTGATTTATTGTATGATGAATGGCATCGCAAACCCGTTGCAATTTCAACTGTGTCGGATGGAAGTTTCGGTGGCTCACAAGTAATCACATCATTGCAGTTTTTATTTTGGAAAATGCATGCATGGACAGTTCCTGCCATGTTTCCCGTTCCAAAAGTGCGCGATTCATTTGATAAACATGGAAATCCCACAGACAAAACCGCAACTGATAAAAGAGCAACAAATTTTATCAATGAATTACTCTGGTGTATTGAAGCAAAAAATAAAATGACAAACTAA
- a CDS encoding pirin family protein gives MANTILHKAETRGDANHGWLHSKHTFSFANYHNPERMHFGAMRVLNDDQVAAGMGFGTHPHDNMEIISIPLEGDLEHKDNMGNIAVIKNGDVQVMSAGTGITHSEYNRNKDKPVKFLQIWIFPNKKNVKPRYDQVTLNLNDRHNKLQQIVSPKADDAGVWIHQDAWFHVGRFDKDFSIDYTIKKNGNGVYAFIIKGDVTIEEINLNERDGLGIWDTYKISIKANSQDVEVLLMEVPMYE, from the coding sequence ATGGCAAATACAATTCTTCACAAAGCAGAAACCCGCGGCGATGCAAACCACGGCTGGCTTCACAGCAAACACACATTCAGTTTTGCTAACTATCATAATCCTGAAAGGATGCACTTTGGTGCGATGCGGGTTTTGAATGATGACCAGGTTGCAGCAGGTATGGGCTTTGGCACTCACCCTCACGACAACATGGAAATCATTTCAATTCCGCTGGAAGGTGACCTGGAACACAAAGACAACATGGGCAATATAGCCGTAATTAAAAATGGTGATGTGCAGGTAATGAGTGCAGGCACCGGAATTACCCACAGCGAATACAACAGAAATAAAGATAAGCCGGTGAAGTTTCTTCAGATATGGATTTTTCCAAATAAGAAAAATGTGAAACCCCGCTACGACCAGGTTACACTCAACTTAAATGACCGCCACAATAAGTTGCAGCAAATTGTTTCACCAAAAGCTGATGATGCAGGAGTTTGGATTCATCAGGATGCATGGTTTCACGTCGGAAGATTTGATAAGGATTTTTCAATTGATTACACCATTAAGAAAAACGGCAATGGAGTTTATGCATTCATCATAAAAGGCGATGTAACCATTGAAGAAATCAATTTGAATGAAAGAGATGGTTTGGGAATTTGGGACACGTATAAAATTTCCATAAAAGCAAACTCACAGGATGTTGAAGTGTTGCTCATGGAAGTGCCAATGTATGAATAA